One genomic window of Pocillopora verrucosa isolate sample1 chromosome 8, ASM3666991v2, whole genome shotgun sequence includes the following:
- the LOC131778873 gene encoding uncharacterized protein isoform X1 codes for MDQIKTRITLLVTMMWIMSFTVCVIATSSQVSSSSPSASASTLPPTPTTPIVLLPTSPAASGSPQPSVSGSTSQLAASKPLSSSSAETTTSPPASPSAAQTLVALLPTSPAASGSPQPSGSATRSPLAASTPMSSSSAKASKSVAQTSIVLLLTSPATSGSPEQSGSATTLPLAASTLLTSSPEPSALTSTSPSPSSKSDLPQSQSTQLAPSSTGPPESPSASLSPTIVASGSSSSEQESQSISSLASNQSKKRTPSPPSPSLPQSSSVLQPSSSSPPVSRIQSTQSLPVTLPSSSIVSTGSTKQTVSTTTKAVTSTVSTSPTSQPPTTSSKVEGAKKFDGKGKVNELWDDEYKNSSSDKYKDLKNRLETHLRRILEKKYGQNLINLEVENFQEGSIIFDFTVFLTSTTDVNADSLKEAIEKDEGDSNFTISIESLKQVAGPAPTTTCPTEQPEPKCSVKAWIVVVIVLVIIILVLLVLLLWLIHQNRRLKNSWKGRKASVLHNDNDPFAQPRMYSVDSKDMYSLSGISDGRRAKGHGLTTFNAENEGYNGPEKDDEKAEPQSDEPMQADLKNDVSEKEDKDEENVQFLPGIGFY; via the exons ATGGATCAGATCAAAACGAGGATTACTCTGTTGGTTACTATGATGTGGATCATGTCTTTTACGGTCTGTGTGATCGCGACTAGCTCACAAG TATCATCATCTTCGCCATCTGCGTCAGCTTCAACATTGCCGCCAACTCCTACAACACCAATAGTATTACTACCGACATCACCTGCAGCGTCAGGATCACCTCAACCATCAGTGTCAGGGTCAACATCACAATTAGCGGCATCAAAACCATTGTCCTCATCCTCAGCCGAAACAACGACATCACCACCAGCATCACCGTCAGCGGCACAAACATTAGTAGCATTACTACCGACATCACCAGCAGCGTCAGGATCACCTCAACCATCAGGGTCAGCGACAAGATCACCTCTAGCGGCATCAACACCAATGTCCTCATCCTCAGCCAAGGCATCGAAATCAGTGGCACAAACATCTATAGTATTACTATTGACATCACCAGCAACGTCAGGATCACCTGAACAATCAGGGTCAGCGACAACATTACCCTTAGCGGCATCAACACTACTCACATCATCACCTGAACCATCAGCATTGACATCAACATCTCCATCACCATCATCAAAGTCGGATTTACCACAATCGCAATCAACGCAACTAGCACCATCATCAACGGGACCACCAGAATCACCATCAGCGTCACTATCGCCAACAATAGTTGCATCAGGGTCATCATCATCAGAACAAGAGTCGCAATCGATATCATCATTAGCAtcaaaccaatcaaaaaaacGGACTCCATCACCGCCATCTCCATCACTTCCACAGTCATCATCAGTACTGCAACCGTCATCATCGTCACCACCAGTATCACGAATCCAGTCAACACAATCTTTACCTGTAACATTACCTTCCTCGTCGATAGTATCGACAGGTTCGACAAAACAAACTGTATCGACGACAACAAAAGCAGTTACAAGCACAGTGTCTACGTCACCGACGTCGCAACCACCTACCACATCGTCAAAAG TAGAAGGCGCTAAGAAATTCGATGGAAAAGGCAAAGTGAATGAACTTTGGGACGACGAATATAAAAATAGCAGTTCCGATAAGTACAAAGACCTCAAGAACAGGCTGGAAACCCATTTAAGACGAATTCTCGAAAAGAAATACGGACAGAACTTAATCAATCTTGAGGTGGAAAACTTCCAGGAGGGGAGTATAATTTTCGACTTCACAGTTTTCCTTACATCTACGACGGATGTTAATGCCGATAGCCTGAAGGAGGCAATAGAGAAAGATGAAGGGGACTCAAATTTCACTATATCCATCGAAAGTTTAAAGCAGGTCGCTGGTCCCGCACCAACGACAACGTGTCCGACTGAGCAACCTGAACCGAAATGCTCCGTAAAGGCGTGGATTGTGGTTGTGATCGTACTTGTTATTATAATTCTGGTTTTGCTTGTTTTATTGCTATGGTTAATT CATCAAAACAGAAGACTGAAAAATAGTTGGAAGGGGAGAAAGGCGTCAGTTCTGCACAATGACAACGATCCTTTTGCACAGCCTCGTATGTACAGCGTCGATTCCAAAGATATGTACTCGTTATCTGGTATATCGGATGGAAGACGAGCAAAAGGTCATGGCTTGACG ACATTTAACGCGGAGAATGAAGGTTATAATGGCCCGGAAAAGGACGACGAGAAAGCAGAGCCACAAAGCGATGAGCCTATGCAAGCCGACCTCAAAAATGATGTTTCCgaaaaggaagacaaagatGAAGAGAATGTCCAGTTTTTACCTGGAATTGGTTTTTATTAG
- the LOC131778870 gene encoding uncharacterized protein isoform X2: MDQIKTRITLLVTMMWIMSFTVCVIATSSQATSSLSATSASASTSPPTLTTSSGSPQPSPSALGSPKPSESVKYLNTRELFLNTSLMESTLFSSSPEPSALASAEATRPPESPSTFLLRTLVTLRSSSSEQESQSISELASNQSSPLRSLPQPPPSTTSSASQPPASPSAAQTSVALLQTSPAASGSPQPLESATRSPLAALTPMSSSSAEASKSAAQTSIALLTTSPATSGSPQPSGSATTSPLAASTLLTSSLEPSTLASTSPLLTPSPSPSSKSNLSQSQSTQPAPLSTGPPESPSVSLSPTLVASGSSSSEQESQSISSLASNQSSPQSSPLSSLAQSKSSPQPPPSTTSSASKPPSSLALASPLTSVSESTQVSPPPSAPVSTVPSPLTPLPPFLSSSLMPVSPKPSDFPSPSPSAAPPKSPSPSPLTPSPQSPSLPQSPSALQAPSSSPPVSPIQSTQSLAVTQSNDNVTQSLAVTQSLPSSSIASTGSTKKTVSTTAKAVTSTVSTSSTSQPPTTSSIEGAKKFDGRGKIEEPWDNEYANTNSVKYKRLKSRLETHFKGILEKKYEENLLDLEVNNFQEGSVIFDFTVFLTSTTDVNADSLKEAIEKDEGGSNFTIFVESVKQVAGPTPTVTSQSPTTSSKGSLRNMTSSHHCVGKALRNSMEEAKWRRLGTTNMQIAIPLSTNTLRAGLKPI, from the exons ATGGATCAGATCAAAACGAGGATTACTCTGTTGGTTACTATGATGTGGATCATGTCTTTTACAGTCTGTGTGATCGCGACTAGCTCACAAG CCACATCGTCCTTATCAGCAACATCTGCGTCAGCTTCAACATCGCCGCCAACTCTTACAACATCATCAGGGTCACCACAGCCATCACCATCAGCTTTAGGATCACCTAAGCCATCAGAGTCGGTGAAATATTTAAACACAAGAGAACTCTTTCTCAACACTTCGCTAATGGAATCAACACTATTCTCATCATCACCTGAACCTTCAGCATTGGCATCGGCCGAAGCAACGAGACCACCAGAATCACCATCAACGTTTCTATTGCGAACACTAGTTACGTTACGGTCATCATCATCAGAACAGGAGTCACAATCGATATCAGAATTAGCATCAAACCAATCATCACCACTACGATCTTTACCGCAACCACCGCCGTCCACAACCTCATCAGCATCACAGCCACCAGCATCACCGTCAGCGGCACAAACATCAGTAGCATTACTACAGACATCACCAGCAGCGTCAGGATCACCTCAACCATTAGAGTCAGCGACAAGATCACCTCTAGCAGCATTAACACCAATGTCCTCATCCTCAGCCGAAGCATCGAAATCAGCGGCACAAACATCTATAGCATTACTAACGACATCACCAGCAACGTCAGGATCACCTCAACCATCAGGGTCAGCGACAACATCACCCTTAGCGGCATCAACACTACTCACATCATCACTTGAACCATCAACGTTGGCATCAACATCTCCTTTACTAACACCATCACCATCACCATCATCAAAGTCGAATTTATCACAATCGCAATCAACGCAACCAGCACCATTATCAACGGGACCACCAGAATCACCATCAGTGTCACTATCGCCAACACTAGTTGCATCAGGGTCATCATCATCAGAACAAGAGTCGCAATCGATATCATCATTAGCATCAAACCAATCATCACCGCAATCATCACCACTGTCATCACTAGCGCAATCAAAATCATCACCGCAACCACCGCCGTCCACAACCTCATCAGCATCAAAGCCGCCATCATCACTGGCTTTAGCATCACCACTCACATCAGTATCAGAATCAACCCAAGTATCGCCGCCACCATCAGCGCCAGTGTCAACAGTCCCATCACCATTGACACCACTGCCACCATTCCTCTCGTCATCATTAATGCCTGTATCACCAAAGCCATCAGATTTTCCGTCACCGTCACCATCGGCAGCACCACCAAAGTCTCCATCACCTTCTCCACTGACTCCATCACCGCAATCCCCATCACTTCCACAGTCACCATCAGCACTGCAAGCGCCATCATCGTCACCACCAGTATCACCAATCCAGTCAACACAATCTTTAGCTGTAACACAATCTAATGACAATGTGACACAATCTTTAGCTGTAACACAATCTTTACCATCCTCGTCGATAGCATCAACAGGTTCGACAAAAAAAACTGTATCGACGACAGCAAAAGCAGTTACAAGCACAGTGTCTACGTCATCGACATCGCAACCACCTACTACATCGTCAATAG AAGGCGCTAAGAAATTCGATGGAAGAGGCAAAATAGAGGAGCCTTGGGACAACGAATATGCAAATACCAATTCCGTTAAGTACAAACGCCTTAAGAGCAGGCTTGAAACCCATTTTAAAGGAATTCTCGAAAAGAAATACGAAGAGAATTTACTTGATCTTGAGGTGAACAACTTCCAGGAGGGGAGTGTAATTTTCGACTTCACAGTTTTCCTTACATCTACGACGGATGTTAATGCCGACAGCCTGAAGGAGGCAATAGAGAAAGATGAAGGGGGCTCAAACTTCACTATTTTCGTTGAAAGTGTAAAGCAGGTCGCTGGTCCCACACCAACAGTAACGTCGCAATCACCCACGACATCGTCAAAAG GGTCACTCCGAAACATGACTTCTTCACATCATTGCGTAGGG AAGGCGCTCAGAAATTCGATGGAAGAGGCAAAATGGAGGAGGTTAGGGACAACGAATATGCAAATAGCAATTCCGTTAAGTACAAACACCTTAAGAGCAGGTCTGAAAcccatttaa
- the LOC131778870 gene encoding uncharacterized protein isoform X1, which translates to MDQIKTRITLLVTMMWIMSFTVCVIATSSQATSSLSATSASASTSPPTLTTSSGSPQPSPSALGSPKPSESVKYLNTRELFLNTSLMESTLFSSSPEPSALASAEATRPPESPSTFLLRTLVTLRSSSSEQESQSISELASNQSSPLRSLPQPPPSTTSSASQPPASPSAAQTSVALLQTSPAASGSPQPLESATRSPLAALTPMSSSSAEASKSAAQTSIALLTTSPATSGSPQPSGSATTSPLAASTLLTSSLEPSTLASTSPLLTPSPSPSSKSNLSQSQSTQPAPLSTGPPESPSVSLSPTLVASGSSSSEQESQSISSLASNQSSPQSSPLSSLAQSKSSPQPPPSTTSSASKPPSSLALASPLTSVSESTQVSPPPSAPVSTVPSPLTPLPPFLSSSLMPVSPKPSDFPSPSPSAAPPKSPSPSPLTPSPQSPSLPQSPSALQAPSSSPPVSPIQSTQSLAVTQSNDNVTQSLAVTQSLPSSSIASTGSTKKTVSTTAKAVTSTVSTSSTSQPPTTSSIEGAKKFDGRGKIEEPWDNEYANTNSVKYKRLKSRLETHFKGILEKKYEENLLDLEVNNFQEGSVIFDFTVFLTSTTDVNADSLKEAIEKDEGGSNFTIFVESVKQVAGPTPTVTSQSPTTSSKGSLRNMTSSHHCVGVSMSVAFYHWLSDTFREMFSKLPVSSAITNKICFFHLYYDYNRRRSEIRWKRQNGGG; encoded by the exons ATGGATCAGATCAAAACGAGGATTACTCTGTTGGTTACTATGATGTGGATCATGTCTTTTACAGTCTGTGTGATCGCGACTAGCTCACAAG CCACATCGTCCTTATCAGCAACATCTGCGTCAGCTTCAACATCGCCGCCAACTCTTACAACATCATCAGGGTCACCACAGCCATCACCATCAGCTTTAGGATCACCTAAGCCATCAGAGTCGGTGAAATATTTAAACACAAGAGAACTCTTTCTCAACACTTCGCTAATGGAATCAACACTATTCTCATCATCACCTGAACCTTCAGCATTGGCATCGGCCGAAGCAACGAGACCACCAGAATCACCATCAACGTTTCTATTGCGAACACTAGTTACGTTACGGTCATCATCATCAGAACAGGAGTCACAATCGATATCAGAATTAGCATCAAACCAATCATCACCACTACGATCTTTACCGCAACCACCGCCGTCCACAACCTCATCAGCATCACAGCCACCAGCATCACCGTCAGCGGCACAAACATCAGTAGCATTACTACAGACATCACCAGCAGCGTCAGGATCACCTCAACCATTAGAGTCAGCGACAAGATCACCTCTAGCAGCATTAACACCAATGTCCTCATCCTCAGCCGAAGCATCGAAATCAGCGGCACAAACATCTATAGCATTACTAACGACATCACCAGCAACGTCAGGATCACCTCAACCATCAGGGTCAGCGACAACATCACCCTTAGCGGCATCAACACTACTCACATCATCACTTGAACCATCAACGTTGGCATCAACATCTCCTTTACTAACACCATCACCATCACCATCATCAAAGTCGAATTTATCACAATCGCAATCAACGCAACCAGCACCATTATCAACGGGACCACCAGAATCACCATCAGTGTCACTATCGCCAACACTAGTTGCATCAGGGTCATCATCATCAGAACAAGAGTCGCAATCGATATCATCATTAGCATCAAACCAATCATCACCGCAATCATCACCACTGTCATCACTAGCGCAATCAAAATCATCACCGCAACCACCGCCGTCCACAACCTCATCAGCATCAAAGCCGCCATCATCACTGGCTTTAGCATCACCACTCACATCAGTATCAGAATCAACCCAAGTATCGCCGCCACCATCAGCGCCAGTGTCAACAGTCCCATCACCATTGACACCACTGCCACCATTCCTCTCGTCATCATTAATGCCTGTATCACCAAAGCCATCAGATTTTCCGTCACCGTCACCATCGGCAGCACCACCAAAGTCTCCATCACCTTCTCCACTGACTCCATCACCGCAATCCCCATCACTTCCACAGTCACCATCAGCACTGCAAGCGCCATCATCGTCACCACCAGTATCACCAATCCAGTCAACACAATCTTTAGCTGTAACACAATCTAATGACAATGTGACACAATCTTTAGCTGTAACACAATCTTTACCATCCTCGTCGATAGCATCAACAGGTTCGACAAAAAAAACTGTATCGACGACAGCAAAAGCAGTTACAAGCACAGTGTCTACGTCATCGACATCGCAACCACCTACTACATCGTCAATAG AAGGCGCTAAGAAATTCGATGGAAGAGGCAAAATAGAGGAGCCTTGGGACAACGAATATGCAAATACCAATTCCGTTAAGTACAAACGCCTTAAGAGCAGGCTTGAAACCCATTTTAAAGGAATTCTCGAAAAGAAATACGAAGAGAATTTACTTGATCTTGAGGTGAACAACTTCCAGGAGGGGAGTGTAATTTTCGACTTCACAGTTTTCCTTACATCTACGACGGATGTTAATGCCGACAGCCTGAAGGAGGCAATAGAGAAAGATGAAGGGGGCTCAAACTTCACTATTTTCGTTGAAAGTGTAAAGCAGGTCGCTGGTCCCACACCAACAGTAACGTCGCAATCACCCACGACATCGTCAAAAG GGTCACTCCGAAACATGACTTCTTCACATCATTGCGTAGGGGTAAGCATGTCAGTAGCATTCTATCATTGGTTATCTGACACTTTTCGTGAAATGTTCTCGAAATTACCCGTAAGTTCAGCCATTactaataaaatttgtttctttcatttgtacTATGACTACAATAGAAGGCGCTCAGAAATTCGATGGAAGAGGCAAAATGGAGGAGGTTAG
- the LOC131778873 gene encoding uncharacterized protein isoform X2: MDQIKTRITLLVTMMWIMSFTVCVIATSSQVSSSSPSASASTLPPTPTTPIVLLPTSPAASGSPQPSVSGSTSQLAASKPLSSSSAETTTSPPASPSAAQTLVALLPTSPAASGSPQPSGSATRSPLAASTPMSSSSAKASKSVAQTSIVLLLTSPATSGSPEQSGSATTLPLAASTLLTSSPEPSALTSTSPSPSSKSDLPQSQSTQLAPSSTGPPESPSASLSPTIVASGSSSSEQESQSISSLASNQSKKRTPSPPSPSLPQSSSVLQPSSSSPPVSRIQSTQSLPVTLPSSSIVSTGSTKQTVSTTTKAVTSTVSTSPTSQPPTTSSKEGAKKFDGKGKVNELWDDEYKNSSSDKYKDLKNRLETHLRRILEKKYGQNLINLEVENFQEGSIIFDFTVFLTSTTDVNADSLKEAIEKDEGDSNFTISIESLKQVAGPAPTTTCPTEQPEPKCSVKAWIVVVIVLVIIILVLLVLLLWLIHQNRRLKNSWKGRKASVLHNDNDPFAQPRMYSVDSKDMYSLSGISDGRRAKGHGLTTFNAENEGYNGPEKDDEKAEPQSDEPMQADLKNDVSEKEDKDEENVQFLPGIGFY, encoded by the exons ATGGATCAGATCAAAACGAGGATTACTCTGTTGGTTACTATGATGTGGATCATGTCTTTTACGGTCTGTGTGATCGCGACTAGCTCACAAG TATCATCATCTTCGCCATCTGCGTCAGCTTCAACATTGCCGCCAACTCCTACAACACCAATAGTATTACTACCGACATCACCTGCAGCGTCAGGATCACCTCAACCATCAGTGTCAGGGTCAACATCACAATTAGCGGCATCAAAACCATTGTCCTCATCCTCAGCCGAAACAACGACATCACCACCAGCATCACCGTCAGCGGCACAAACATTAGTAGCATTACTACCGACATCACCAGCAGCGTCAGGATCACCTCAACCATCAGGGTCAGCGACAAGATCACCTCTAGCGGCATCAACACCAATGTCCTCATCCTCAGCCAAGGCATCGAAATCAGTGGCACAAACATCTATAGTATTACTATTGACATCACCAGCAACGTCAGGATCACCTGAACAATCAGGGTCAGCGACAACATTACCCTTAGCGGCATCAACACTACTCACATCATCACCTGAACCATCAGCATTGACATCAACATCTCCATCACCATCATCAAAGTCGGATTTACCACAATCGCAATCAACGCAACTAGCACCATCATCAACGGGACCACCAGAATCACCATCAGCGTCACTATCGCCAACAATAGTTGCATCAGGGTCATCATCATCAGAACAAGAGTCGCAATCGATATCATCATTAGCAtcaaaccaatcaaaaaaacGGACTCCATCACCGCCATCTCCATCACTTCCACAGTCATCATCAGTACTGCAACCGTCATCATCGTCACCACCAGTATCACGAATCCAGTCAACACAATCTTTACCTGTAACATTACCTTCCTCGTCGATAGTATCGACAGGTTCGACAAAACAAACTGTATCGACGACAACAAAAGCAGTTACAAGCACAGTGTCTACGTCACCGACGTCGCAACCACCTACCACATCGTCAAAAG AAGGCGCTAAGAAATTCGATGGAAAAGGCAAAGTGAATGAACTTTGGGACGACGAATATAAAAATAGCAGTTCCGATAAGTACAAAGACCTCAAGAACAGGCTGGAAACCCATTTAAGACGAATTCTCGAAAAGAAATACGGACAGAACTTAATCAATCTTGAGGTGGAAAACTTCCAGGAGGGGAGTATAATTTTCGACTTCACAGTTTTCCTTACATCTACGACGGATGTTAATGCCGATAGCCTGAAGGAGGCAATAGAGAAAGATGAAGGGGACTCAAATTTCACTATATCCATCGAAAGTTTAAAGCAGGTCGCTGGTCCCGCACCAACGACAACGTGTCCGACTGAGCAACCTGAACCGAAATGCTCCGTAAAGGCGTGGATTGTGGTTGTGATCGTACTTGTTATTATAATTCTGGTTTTGCTTGTTTTATTGCTATGGTTAATT CATCAAAACAGAAGACTGAAAAATAGTTGGAAGGGGAGAAAGGCGTCAGTTCTGCACAATGACAACGATCCTTTTGCACAGCCTCGTATGTACAGCGTCGATTCCAAAGATATGTACTCGTTATCTGGTATATCGGATGGAAGACGAGCAAAAGGTCATGGCTTGACG ACATTTAACGCGGAGAATGAAGGTTATAATGGCCCGGAAAAGGACGACGAGAAAGCAGAGCCACAAAGCGATGAGCCTATGCAAGCCGACCTCAAAAATGATGTTTCCgaaaaggaagacaaagatGAAGAGAATGTCCAGTTTTTACCTGGAATTGGTTTTTATTAG